CGCGTTGACGTCGTCGTAGACCAGCACGCCGCTGAAAGTCTCCTCGCCGACTTTCCACTCCACCGGCTTGGATTTGATCGCGGCGAAGGCGGGCGAAGCGCACAGGGCGAGCAGCAGAACGGCG
This sequence is a window from Salifodinibacter halophilus. Protein-coding genes within it:
- a CDS encoding dienelactone hydrolase family protein; this translates as AVLLLALCASPAFAAIKSKPVEWKVGEETFSGVLVYDDVNAIKRPGLVMVPNWMGVTDNAIKRAGEIAGDDYVVLVAD